GGGTTTTCAAGCCCCTCTGGGTGGTGGATTTCCCCTTACTCGAATGGGATGAAGACACCGAGCGTTTCCACGCCATGCACCACCCCTTCACCTCTCCCAAACCTGAGGATATCGATAAGATGGAGTCGGCTCCTGGAGAAGTCCGGGCCAATGCCTATGACATGTGCATGAATGGAGTAGAGCTGGGTGGTGGAAGCATCCGAATCCATGACCGGGAATTGCAGAGTCGCATGTTCGACCTACTCGGTTTCACCAAGGAAGAGGCTCAGGCCCAATTCGGCTTCTTGATGCAGGCATTCGAGTATGGAGCACCTCCCCATGGAGGGATCGCATTCGGTTTCGATAGGCTCTGTGCCATGTTCGGTGGGCAGGACAGCATCCGTGATTTCATCGCCTTTCCTAAGAACAACTCGGGTCGCGATGTCATGCTCGATGCTCCGGCCTCATTGGATGACGATCAATTGAGTGAACTTCATATAAAACTGCGATAACACCCCGCTGGATCAGCGACTTATCTTCGTTGTCCTTTTCAATAACCATGGCCGTAGCAACTCTCAAGATAGCTGTCCTTTCTAGGAATCCGAATCTGTACTCTACTTCTCGCTTGATAGAAGCTGGAGAGAAGAGGGGCCATGATATGATGGTAATCGATCACAGCAAATGTGATATCATCATCGAGAAGAAGAATCCGCACATCTTTTACAAAGGGAAAGAGATACAAGATGTGGATGCGGTGATTCCGCGTATCGGAGCATCGGTGACCTTTTACGGAACCGCTGTTGTGAGGCAATTCGAGATGATGAAGGTCTTTACAGCCATCGAGTCACAGGCCCTGGTGCGTTCCCGTGATAAACTTAGAAGCCTGCAGATCCTGTCACGCGCAGGCTTGGGTATGCCCAAGACAGCCTTCACCAATTATTCCAAAGACACCTCTGAAGTACTGCGTCAAGTAGGTGGTGCACCAGTTGTTATCAAGCTTCTGGAAGGCACCCAAGGAGTGGGGGTCGTATTGGCCGAAACACGCAAGGCGG
Above is a genomic segment from Flavobacteriales bacterium containing:
- the rimK gene encoding 30S ribosomal protein S6--L-glutamate ligase codes for the protein MAVATLKIAVLSRNPNLYSTSRLIEAGEKRGHDMMVIDHSKCDIIIEKKNPHIFYKGKEIQDVDAVIPRIGASVTFYGTAVVRQFEMMKVFTAIESQALVRSRDKLRSLQILSRAGLGMPKTAFTNYSKDTSEVLRQVGGAPVVIKLLEGTQGVGVVLAETRKAAESILEAFNGLQARVIAQEFIKEAGGADIRAFVVDGVVVGAMKRQAKEGEFRSNLHRGGSAEVIELSDEEENAALRAAKVLGLGIAGVDMLQSSRGPLIMEVNSSPGLEGIEEATGKDIAKSIIRYVERHI